The DNA region TGTAGATACAAACAAGGATTTagaatgtgttcattttttaaaaatgaaatttattatttcatttcccaATGAATATAATTGCCAATAGATatttgatattctttttaaattttcatttaaaattccaaaaaggagacagtgaaaaatgtatattatatatcaaCATATACTGAAGTTAGAAGTTAGTATGCCATTTGTTCATCTTAAGACTACTTAGGCAACCTTTCTAGATACATGTATCTAAAGTGATTCATTGTCCTTTTACCCAGCTTATAGAAATAAGGGAATGATACATAACTAGTGTAAAACGGAGGGaaagctattttttattttaaattgtcacTAATGATGAAGTGTATTAAGAAtttgtttataattaattttaatttgctgTGTAATtggtatgtgatttttttttccataaaagttcattttaactTTAGAGAAGTTATATTTAGATGTGATTTgtgggactcttttttttttcctggtaactCAGTGGCTATTTATAGGTAGATTGATCTTTTAGAGTACTGGATTTTGATCGTGGTAATTCTTTAGGGAGGTACAGTCTGTTTATAAAAGTATTTCTCTACATAAGCaaatactaaaacaaacaaaactcacgATGTAGATTGGAAAACCTACAAAGTCAAAATTCAAAGCCTAAGACAAGATGGAGAGCtctttcagtttaaaatattgaatCCTACATGGACAGAGTAAAATCTATATCAATCTACTATCTGTTCCatgcttttaaaagaaacatttatgtAATCGTATGTTAAAATCCCAGAAAAACATCTATTTTAGAGAGAAGTGTCcattatatagtattttttttaagcacTAAAGTTTAGAAAAGGAAAGTACAgacctaatttttaaatgttgctagggatagtgccttaatttgaccttaaaataagtgaaaatgttaaaatataaagtcAAGTTAGTagcaggaaaataaatatataagagcAAGCAAAAACAGTAACTAAATGAAGAATTATATGACAGCACCAGCTTCTAAAGCAAGTTCCACCTTAATAATACAGGGACAACCAGAAAGCTGTATGAGAAGAAGCTGCTGAAACTGAGGGAACAAGGAGCGGAATCCAGGTCCTCTACCCCTGTGCCAGCAGTTCCTTCTTCAGCAGAAAACACAAGGCAGAACGGGAGCGACGACTCTGACCGATACAGTGACAATGAAGAAGGTAAAATTTAAAGTGGTGTTTGTAAAATAAATGTagggttggtttttgtttttgttttcagatttattttaagaTACAGTGACCATGaagaaggtagattttaaaatattagaaagacGTAAAGTTTTTCACATCATTAAAGTAATCTTCCAGGTAATTTGATTTAAATACTCATTGTTAGAATTCTAAGAAACTGAAAAGTACAAATATCTAATCTTCACGATCCAAAACTGCCTATTAACTTTTCAGAGAATAAAATACTACGAAATTCCTCTGTTGACCCATTCCCATTATCACCTTCGCGAAAGTAACCACTATCATTAATTTGGTGCTTGTCTTTCCAGTCcatttttcatacttttatatatatatatatttacctaaaactttatataaatatcttggtaaataaatattatcacttttctttattccatATTATATTTTTTGAGCTCTTATCTTAATGATCTATTACATATATGTCTGATTTATTCCCTGTAATTAATATATGTAGTAACATTTGAATATGGCATATTTTCCTATTCTCTATTGGTAGACATTTAAATTGTTTACAGTGTTTGCTAGATAATCCGGTTTTaaggaaactttaaatattttatacatactCTTAGTGGACTatactattttaagaaaaatttgccgtgatatttaaatacttttgggaatagaaaatgaattaaatgtccatttaaaaattattagtaatATAACTTGATGTTTATAAGCCTTTAAATCATATGATTTATGAACGGATTCTTAATTAGTTCATAAGTTCTTAACTgattaaaattaaagttattttaatcagattttaattttatgcaAATTGCCCATATCTCCCTAAGAATTCCCTGCCAGGGCATAGTCTACAAATTGGTTGTTCAGAACATGCAATATAGAGCCTTTTTCCTTCAACAGCACTATTTTAGCAAGGAGGCAAAGAATAAAATCAGCTCAAACACAAGTAATGCTTAAACTTCCTGCCTCTTTTGCCTctacaggaaagaagaaagaaaacaagaaagtgaAGTCCACTAgggattttgttcctttttctgaaCTTCCAACTACTCCCTCTGGTGGATTTTTTCAgggtatttcttttcctgaaatctCCACCCGTCCTCCCTTGGGCAGGACTGAACTACAGGCAGCTAAGAAAGTACATACTTCTAAGGGAGACTCACCTAGGGAACCTCTTATTGCCACAACCTTGCCTAGCAGGGGACAATTGGAGAAGTTAGCTTCTGGAgggaatttgtttatttcctcCAAGTCTAGTCATGATAGGTGTTTAGAGAAAAGTTCTTCGTCATCTTCTCAGCATGAACTCGCTGCCATGTTGGTCTCTGCTGCAGCTTCTCCTTCACTGACTAAAGAAACCACCAGTACTTGTTATAAAGccatattagaaaatatttgctgTGGAGAGAAAAGTCAAATTCAACCATTATGTACTGAAAGGTCCCATATTTCAGATCAATCAGTTCTTcccagtgaaaggaaggaaatagaagagTTTGAGAGATCACAGGTCATTTCCCCACCCCTTGCTCAGGCAATCAGAGATTATGTCAATTCTCTGTTGGTCCAGCGGGGGGTAGCTAGTTTGCCGGGGACTTCTTCCTCTGTACCCCTACTGGATGTAGaaaacacatggaaaagaatTAATCGATCTAATTTTCAAGAAACTGAATCCCTTTCTCCTCCACAAAAACGCCCTAGACGCACTGAAAAGTCAGTCGAGGAAAGGGATTCAGGATCCTCTGTggcatttcaaaatttatctgGAGATGAAAATATGTCTTCTTTTGCTAAAACTGTTGTCTCTCATTCACTTAATATCTTAGGCATAGAAATGTCTAAGGAATTACAACATGATAAAATAAATGCCTCAGAACTGTCTTTTCCTCTCCATGAATCTGTTTTAAAAGCAATTGAAGAGGAGTGGCAGCACATTGACAGACAACTGCCTTCATTGGCATGCAAGTATCCGGTTTCTTCCAGAGAGGCAACACGGATACTATCAGTTCCAAAAGTAGACGATGAAATCCtaggatttatttctgaagtcACTCCAGCAGCAGGTATTCCGGCAGCCTCTGCTGAGTCTTGTGATAAACAGTTGGACTTAGCACTCAGTAGAGCATATGAAGCTGCAGCATCAGCATTACAGATTGCAACCCATACTGCTTTTGTAGTTAGGGCGATGCAGGCAGATGTTAGTCAGGCTGCACAGATTCTTAACTCTAATCCTAATCATATGCCCCAGGCACTTGGAATTCTGAGCAAAACATACGATGCAGCCTCATTTCTTTGTGAAGCTGCATTTGATGAAATGAAAATGGCTGCCCGTGCCATGGGATCTTCCACTATGGGTCGCAGATATCTCTGGCTGAGGGATTGTAAAATTAATCCAGCTTCTAAGAATAAGCTGGCGGTTACTCCTTTTAAAGGTGGAACATTATTTGGAGGAGATGTATacaaagtaattaaaaaacatgggaaaaaacactgataaagttaaaaataaagatatctaATCTTTGATATGGAGAAATTAGTACCTCTATgccaaaattttcttttaaaatctttttagtCTTTGTGTTAATTTCAAAGTGTTAAGCTTCTGTCCATCAAATTACAATATAAAAGTAATTGCTTACATAGAATTGCACCTGCCCCATTTTAAAGTTAAGCAGCTAGAAAGCCTAGTACAAACATCTAGATCACGTTTTTATCTTAAATAGTtcactattttctattttatttttgcttttacaaCTCTTCAAAGCTGAGAAAATTACATTAACTGTAATATAAGTAAAATTATCTTACTGTTTAAAAGTACCATATGCATTCTCCTTTATATTAAGGACAAAATTAAACGCTCGTTACacattgaaaacaatttttattcattttgatagTCCCATCAATATACTTTTTAGAACTTGTCCACATTTTTGCTCTTAttctcttgctttgttttttatttatgtctACAACATGATACTTTATCAACACAGGTTAGATGCAGGTACACAAACTCTTACTCATCTGGAGACAAGGCAAAGGTACCAGAATTTTTAATCTAGAGACACCTTTTAGGTCAATTGACAGGGGTTTTTTGGTAGTAAAACTTTATTGATAAATGCATTGATTTGAATTCTGGTGCACACACCTCTTCATGGATTATTAGCAAACAGTTTATGAATCGGTACCAATCCATTGACGATACTTTGAAAAACACTGTTCTAGAAAACAATAGATAACTCTGGACTAATGCATTCTCACCATCAATTTAGCTTGTCAGACTAACTAGACATGGGTAATTGTctgaaattttttaataatacttttatttcaaGGTATGTTAAATAGTTCATGGGTGATTAAGCTTGGCAATCTAAActttaaaagcaaatttaaattgtttttttttaaatcgtaCGAAATCATGCTATAAGTGTCTTTATCTGTATAAAGCAATATATTTTcccctgttttcatttctatgattGTAAGCTGAAACAGTAACTGTAGAAGGCATttgatattcatatttctttgttttttttggaaaatCGTTTCCTTAAGCCTAAGCGAATACGTTGCCTTGGGGATTTCTCTAATCAATACAGTCAAACTTCTCATGTTCATTTTTGCAGATTTCTGGGgctaattttatttgttatttgtcTTCTGAAATGTACATGTATTCATGTACCTAAtacgtgctttgtgatttttaaaaaatgtattactgTAGAATGCTTTTGCAAATTCAATAAAGTTGTTAAATACGAACAGATTTGTGTGGTCTCCAGAAACATgttgtatgtgtgttttattCTTGGAATTGCAACAAGTTAGATATTTGGATAAATATTCCCTTTCCATTTCAGATTGAAATTCACTTGACATTGCAGTGGTATAATTGACAATATCCTAATGTGTTGTatgctttttcttctgtttgaggACCATGTTTTTGTTAGCTGTTGGAATCtaaatttgtaagaaaattaatctttttgtttaaatttctaaTGCAGTTTTTACTTTGTGCTTTCTGATTCCTAGATTCTGAGTTAACAAAGCATAAGTTTTATAATGCTAAGGGTTATACCAAACACAAATagatagagagacagacagatCCATTAAAAGAAGTTGTTGGGAGATGGGCGGTGTGGAATTGATAGCTCAGTCCTAAGTAATGATTGAACTGTTTGTACTAACTTGATAAAAATCACTATCCAATTTTGGGAAAATTGCAAGGACTCTGACTAGTGCAAGATTGAAAAGTTAGCAAGATACATAATATCTTGACTACTTTTTAGCATAAGTACATTGAGTTCATGCAAAACTAATTTAAGCTTTTGTTTAATAATAGACGCCTATCTCTTGGGTAAGAAAGTAATCATGTAACTTTTAAACTTTGGGATAAAAGAAGTTGTAGAAGTAACAACTgacttttattaattttgctaTACCATGATAAATGATCACAAAATTGAGGAAGTTAACTAATTATAAGTCTTAAAAAAATCTGTATCTTCAAATGACAATAGAACCAAGACTaggagaagagaatgggaaaTTGGGGTCTATGGAAAGATATGTAACTTCAAATTGTTAGGTTAATAAACATCATGGCGA from Tamandua tetradactyla isolate mTamTet1 chromosome 7, mTamTet1.pri, whole genome shotgun sequence includes:
- the LOC143642842 gene encoding lamina-associated polypeptide 2 isoform X1, which gives rise to MPEFLEDPSVLTKEKLKSELIANNVTLPAGEQRKDVYVQLYLQHLTARNRPALAAGANSKGPPDFSSDEEREPTPVLGSGPAAASRGRAAVGRKATKKTDRPRPEDKDDLDVTELTNEDLLDQLVKYGVNPGPIVGTTRKLYEKKLLKLREQGAESRSSTPVPAVPSSAENTRQNGSDDSDRYSDNEEGKKKENKKVKSTRDFVPFSELPTTPSGGFFQGISFPEISTRPPLGRTELQAAKKVHTSKGDSPREPLIATTLPSRGQLEKLASGGNLFISSKSSHDRCLEKSSSSSSQHELAAMLVSAAASPSLTKETTSTCYKAILENICCGEKSQIQPLCTERSHISDQSVLPSERKEIEEFERSQVISPPLAQAIRDYVNSLLVQRGVASLPGTSSSVPLLDVENTWKRINRSNFQETESLSPPQKRPRRTEKSVEERDSGSSVAFQNLSGDENMSSFAKTVVSHSLNILGIEMSKELQHDKINASELSFPLHESVLKAIEEEWQHIDRQLPSLACKYPVSSREATRILSVPKVDDEILGFISEVTPAAGIPAASAESCDKQLDLALSRAYEAAASALQIATHTAFVVRAMQADVSQAAQILNSNPNHMPQALGILSKTYDAASFLCEAAFDEMKMAARAMGSSTMGRRYLWLRDCKINPASKNKLAVTPFKGGTLFGGDVYKVIKKHGKKH